Proteins from a genomic interval of Ferviditalea candida:
- a CDS encoding patatin-like phospholipase family protein — MEKIGLVLEGGGMKGVFTGGVLDLFIEKNLFFPYVIGVSAGACNALSYMSKQYGRNKRVTIDYISDPRYLSYRNLLRSKSIFGMDFIFDEIPNRLDPFDYESFQQSEQTLVVGTTDCFTGEPVYFSNKDGYDMVQVTRASSSLPFVALPVELEGYTLMDGGMADPLPIRKSIEDGNRKHVVVMTKHKDYVKRPFQWKWAAEKMYPQFPGLVETMIYRHENYNETLRFIRELEEAGKVFVIQPETDMKVSRIEKKRGKLTELYEQGYRSAETLYEDLLRWMETG; from the coding sequence ATGGAGAAAATCGGTCTTGTGCTGGAAGGCGGGGGCATGAAAGGGGTTTTTACCGGGGGAGTGCTTGACCTGTTTATCGAGAAAAACTTATTTTTCCCTTATGTCATCGGCGTATCCGCCGGCGCCTGCAATGCGCTCTCCTATATGTCCAAGCAGTACGGCAGAAACAAACGGGTTACGATTGATTACATATCGGATCCGAGATACTTGAGCTATCGGAATTTGCTCAGAAGCAAGAGCATTTTCGGCATGGATTTTATATTTGACGAGATTCCGAACCGCCTGGATCCGTTCGATTACGAGTCCTTTCAGCAATCGGAGCAAACGCTGGTCGTCGGCACGACCGATTGTTTCACCGGAGAGCCCGTATATTTTTCCAACAAGGACGGCTATGACATGGTTCAGGTCACCCGTGCCTCGAGCAGCCTGCCCTTTGTTGCCCTTCCGGTGGAATTGGAAGGCTATACGCTGATGGATGGGGGAATGGCCGATCCTCTGCCGATCCGCAAATCCATCGAGGACGGCAATCGGAAGCATGTCGTGGTGATGACCAAGCATAAGGATTATGTAAAGCGTCCTTTTCAATGGAAATGGGCGGCGGAAAAAATGTATCCGCAGTTTCCCGGGCTGGTCGAAACGATGATTTATCGGCATGAGAATTATAATGAGACGCTGCGGTTTATCCGGGAGCTGGAGGAAGCGGGCAAAGTGTTCGTAATTCAGCCCGAAACGGATATGAAGGTCAGCCGGATTGAAAAGAAACGTGGCAAATTGACGGAGTTGTATGAGCAGGGATACCGAAGTGCCGAAACCTTGTACGAGGATTTGCTTCGCTGGATGGAAACCGGATAG
- a CDS encoding PaaI family thioesterase codes for MKEVLDLEKYKKSMEEAAKDTFWDHLGLELVKADGQKVVIALDVKKHHLNPIGILHGGVSATMLDTVMGITVSMARHGEKVVTTTLNVHYLSPFKEGKVYAEGEIVHQSRKTLTAESRLTDENGNLCVFATGSFRII; via the coding sequence ATGAAGGAAGTTCTGGATTTGGAGAAGTACAAGAAATCGATGGAGGAAGCCGCCAAAGACACCTTTTGGGATCATCTCGGGCTTGAGCTGGTCAAAGCGGATGGGCAGAAAGTGGTCATCGCTTTGGATGTCAAGAAGCACCATCTGAATCCGATCGGCATCCTGCATGGGGGGGTCAGCGCAACGATGCTGGATACCGTGATGGGCATCACGGTGTCGATGGCCAGACATGGCGAGAAGGTGGTGACGACGACGCTGAATGTGCATTATTTGTCGCCGTTTAAAGAAGGCAAGGTGTACGCCGAAGGGGAGATTGTGCACCAGAGCCGCAAAACGCTGACCGCCGAGAGCAGGCTTACGGATGAAAACGGAAACTTGTGCGTTTTTGCGACAGGATCATTCAGGATCATCTGA
- the namA gene encoding NADPH dehydrogenase NamA, with the protein MAKLFTPFTLHRLNLKNRIVMAPMCMYSCMNEDGILTDFHYTHYTSRAAGQAGLIMLEASAVTPQGRISSRDLGIWSDGHIEGMNRLVEQIHSYDAKIGIQLAHAGRKSTLNSPIIAPSAIPYENMQIPQEMSKNQIKETIEAFGAAARRVKRVGFDVIEIHAAHGYLINQFLSPLSNHRTDEYGGHADNRYRFLGEIIDAVRAIWDGALFVRISANEYHPDGNQLEDYVYFATKMKQQGIHLIDCSSGGLVAAEIDAYPGYQVPLSEKIKHGAQIATAAVGLITESVHAEEILKNERADLIFLARELLRDPYWPRRAALELGFDLQGPKQYDRGWRG; encoded by the coding sequence ATGGCAAAACTGTTCACCCCGTTTACCCTGCATCGGCTTAACCTGAAAAACCGGATTGTCATGGCGCCGATGTGCATGTATTCCTGCATGAATGAAGACGGCATATTAACTGATTTCCACTATACACATTACACCAGCAGAGCTGCTGGTCAAGCCGGGCTGATCATGCTGGAGGCATCCGCCGTGACTCCGCAGGGAAGGATTTCCTCCAGGGATCTTGGGATATGGAGCGACGGGCATATCGAAGGAATGAACCGATTGGTCGAACAAATTCACAGCTATGATGCCAAAATCGGGATTCAGCTTGCCCATGCCGGCCGCAAATCAACCTTGAACAGTCCGATCATTGCTCCTTCCGCCATACCCTATGAGAATATGCAAATTCCTCAGGAGATGTCGAAAAACCAAATCAAGGAGACGATAGAGGCTTTCGGCGCGGCTGCCCGAAGAGTCAAGCGGGTGGGGTTCGATGTGATTGAAATTCATGCGGCGCATGGGTATTTGATCAACCAATTTCTTTCCCCGCTGTCCAATCATCGCACGGACGAATACGGCGGACATGCGGATAACCGTTACCGTTTTCTCGGCGAAATTATCGACGCGGTCCGAGCGATCTGGGATGGCGCGCTATTTGTCCGCATTTCCGCCAACGAATATCACCCGGACGGGAACCAACTCGAGGATTACGTGTATTTTGCAACGAAAATGAAACAGCAGGGCATTCATCTGATCGACTGCAGTTCCGGCGGCCTCGTTGCGGCCGAAATCGATGCATACCCAGGATATCAAGTGCCGCTTTCGGAAAAAATCAAGCACGGCGCTCAAATCGCCACTGCAGCGGTCGGACTGATTACCGAGAGCGTTCATGCCGAAGAGATCCTCAAAAATGAGCGTGCCGATTTGATCTTTCTGGCGAGAGAACTGCTGCGGGATCCTTATTGGCCGAGAAGAGCCGCGTTGGAGCTTGGCTTCGACCTGCAGGGACCGAAGCAGTATGATCGGGGCTGGAGAGGCTAA
- a CDS encoding long-chain-fatty-acid--CoA ligase, translating into MADTRIWHQHYPKEVPFHCDYPKQNLACILTNSAERYPGHPAIEFFGKKWTYKQLAEQSSRFANALIALGIHKGDRVAVMLPNCPQAVISYYGILMAGAVVVETNPLYTERELEHHFADSGAVAVITLDVLLQKVRAVKPKTHVRHILVTSIVDFLPFPKNIVYRFKQKKDGSLPNITYNQKILSVSALLKSAEARPVIADVDADNDIAILQYTGGTTGRSKGVMLTHANITVNTIQASVWSYTLEQGKERFLGALPLFHVFGMTVLLNMCFYMGGMLILMPRYDVNQLLKLIGKWQPTFFPGAPTMFIGILNHPELGRYDLRSVKYCISGSAPLPAEVQERFEKLTGGQIIEGYGLTEASPITHCNVAWGKRKIGSIGIPFPDTEAKIVDLQTGEELSVGAVGELAVKGPQVMKGYWNNEEETGKALKDGWLLTGDMAMMDEDGFFFIMDRKKDMIIAGGFNIYPREVEEVLYEHPGVMDASVIGIPDSYRGETVKAFVVAKPGITLFSEELDEWCRERLAAYKVPRYYEFRHELPKTMVGKVLRRKLLEEEMDKIYKA; encoded by the coding sequence ATGGCGGATACCCGTATTTGGCATCAGCATTATCCCAAGGAAGTGCCCTTCCACTGCGATTATCCCAAGCAAAATTTGGCATGCATTTTGACAAACTCGGCAGAACGTTATCCCGGGCACCCGGCAATTGAATTTTTCGGCAAAAAATGGACATACAAGCAATTGGCTGAGCAAAGCTCCCGATTTGCCAACGCGCTCATTGCTCTCGGCATTCATAAGGGGGACAGGGTGGCCGTGATGCTGCCCAATTGTCCCCAGGCCGTTATTTCCTATTACGGCATATTGATGGCCGGAGCGGTCGTGGTCGAGACCAATCCGCTGTATACCGAACGCGAGCTCGAGCATCATTTTGCGGATTCCGGAGCAGTGGCGGTCATTACGCTGGACGTTTTGCTGCAAAAGGTCAGGGCTGTCAAGCCCAAAACCCATGTGAGGCATATCCTCGTCACATCGATCGTCGATTTCCTGCCCTTTCCCAAAAACATCGTGTACCGGTTTAAACAAAAAAAAGACGGCAGCCTCCCGAATATTACTTACAATCAGAAGATTCTCAGCGTCTCCGCTTTGCTGAAATCGGCGGAGGCGCGGCCGGTCATAGCGGATGTCGACGCGGACAACGACATTGCCATCCTGCAGTATACCGGCGGTACGACCGGGCGTTCCAAAGGGGTGATGCTTACCCATGCCAACATCACTGTCAATACGATCCAAGCCTCTGTCTGGTCATACACCCTGGAACAAGGGAAGGAGCGTTTTTTGGGAGCGCTGCCGCTCTTCCATGTTTTCGGTATGACCGTCCTGCTGAATATGTGTTTTTATATGGGCGGCATGCTCATTTTGATGCCCCGTTACGACGTGAACCAGCTTTTGAAGCTGATCGGGAAATGGCAGCCGACGTTCTTTCCCGGGGCTCCGACGATGTTCATCGGCATCCTTAATCATCCGGAGCTTGGCAGATATGATCTTCGCTCCGTCAAATACTGCATCAGCGGATCGGCGCCGCTTCCCGCCGAGGTTCAGGAACGGTTCGAAAAATTGACCGGCGGACAAATTATCGAAGGCTACGGCTTGACAGAGGCTTCTCCGATTACACACTGCAACGTGGCCTGGGGAAAAAGAAAGATCGGCTCCATCGGCATCCCGTTTCCCGATACGGAAGCGAAAATCGTCGATCTGCAAACCGGAGAAGAATTGTCTGTCGGCGCCGTCGGCGAACTGGCCGTCAAGGGACCCCAGGTCATGAAGGGATATTGGAACAACGAGGAGGAGACGGGCAAAGCCTTGAAGGACGGATGGTTGCTGACCGGCGACATGGCGATGATGGATGAGGACGGCTTTTTCTTCATTATGGACCGGAAGAAGGATATGATCATTGCCGGGGGATTCAACATCTATCCCAGGGAAGTGGAAGAGGTGCTGTATGAGCACCCAGGAGTCATGGATGCCTCCGTAATCGGAATTCCCGATTCGTACAGGGGAGAAACGGTCAAGGCGTTTGTGGTCGCCAAGCCGGGAATCACGCTTTTCAGTGAGGAATTGGACGAATGGTGCAGGGAAAGACTTGCGGCGTACAAGGTTCCCCGCTATTATGAATTCAGGCATGAGCTACCGAAAACCATGGTCGGCAAGGTGTTGAGGAGAAAGCTCCTCGAAGAGGAAATGGATAAAATATATAAAGCGTGA
- a CDS encoding acyl-CoA dehydrogenase family protein, producing the protein MTEKVSEKVIGGSFVIGDADSTSILTPEDFTDEQRMIAETTQDFVEGEIVPRDEEIEKLNYGLTVELLRKAADIGLLGADVPEAYGGLGLDKVSTTLIGEKLAKASSFGLSLGAHVGIGTLPIVFFGTPEQKKKYLPSLADGSKIAAYCLTEPTSGSDAQGAKTTAVLSEDGRYYTLNGTKQFITNAGFADIFIVYCKVDGKHFSAFIVERTMDGVSIGPEEKKMGIKGSSTCPLILEDVKVPAGNLLYEIGKGHHIAFNILNIGRFKLAAGCLGASKEAIEISAKYANVRTQFGRQISSFPLIGKKLAEMNTRTFLLESMLYRTTGLIDDSLKDIDLDQADSGAESTRRIAEYALECSINKVFGSETLDFVADHGVQIHGGYGFIQEYRIERIYRDSRINRIFEGTNEINRLLIPGTLIKKALKGDLPLMQRAMGLQQELMQLTPSMPFEGLLEQESHLIGMAKKIFLMIGGQAVQKYQTKLENEQELLSLLADIMIQIFAMESAYIRTKKQIDRAGADKAENFIRMTQIAVHEAFDAVEAFAKEALSYMESGDMLRTQLSILKKLTRRTPVDTVGLKREVARLVIANESYVV; encoded by the coding sequence ATGACGGAGAAAGTGTCTGAGAAAGTGATTGGCGGCAGCTTTGTGATTGGGGATGCGGACAGCACTTCCATCTTGACGCCTGAGGATTTCACCGATGAACAGCGCATGATCGCCGAAACCACCCAGGATTTCGTGGAGGGCGAAATTGTCCCGCGGGATGAGGAAATCGAAAAGCTCAACTACGGACTGACCGTCGAGCTGCTTCGCAAAGCGGCGGATATCGGATTGCTCGGCGCCGATGTGCCTGAAGCGTACGGAGGACTCGGACTCGACAAAGTCAGCACGACGCTGATCGGCGAGAAGCTGGCGAAGGCGTCCTCGTTCGGGCTGTCGCTCGGCGCGCACGTCGGGATCGGCACGCTGCCGATTGTTTTCTTCGGTACACCGGAACAGAAGAAGAAATATCTGCCCTCTCTGGCCGACGGCAGCAAAATCGCCGCATACTGCTTGACTGAACCGACCTCGGGCTCCGATGCGCAGGGCGCGAAGACGACGGCGGTTCTTTCCGAGGACGGCCGATACTATACCTTGAACGGAACGAAGCAGTTCATTACCAACGCCGGATTCGCCGATATTTTCATCGTATACTGCAAGGTGGACGGAAAGCATTTCAGCGCATTCATCGTGGAAAGAACAATGGACGGGGTCAGCATCGGTCCGGAGGAAAAGAAAATGGGCATCAAAGGCTCCTCCACCTGCCCGTTGATTCTTGAGGATGTAAAGGTGCCCGCGGGAAATCTGCTGTACGAAATCGGCAAGGGCCATCACATCGCCTTCAACATTCTGAATATCGGCCGTTTCAAGCTGGCTGCCGGCTGTCTCGGAGCCTCCAAGGAGGCGATCGAGATCAGCGCCAAATATGCGAATGTCAGAACCCAGTTCGGGCGGCAGATCTCCTCATTTCCGCTGATCGGCAAGAAGCTGGCGGAAATGAATACGCGGACCTTTTTGCTGGAAAGCATGCTGTACCGGACAACCGGACTGATTGACGACAGCCTCAAGGATATCGACTTGGATCAGGCGGATTCCGGAGCCGAATCGACAAGAAGAATTGCCGAATATGCGTTGGAATGCTCGATCAACAAGGTGTTCGGTTCCGAAACTCTCGACTTTGTCGCCGATCACGGCGTGCAGATTCATGGCGGCTACGGTTTTATTCAGGAATACAGGATTGAGCGCATCTACCGCGATTCCCGCATCAACCGGATTTTTGAAGGCACGAATGAAATCAATCGTCTGCTGATTCCCGGCACGCTGATCAAAAAAGCGCTGAAGGGAGATCTGCCGTTGATGCAAAGAGCAATGGGGCTTCAGCAGGAATTGATGCAGCTGACTCCGTCAATGCCGTTCGAAGGTCTGCTGGAGCAGGAATCGCATCTGATCGGCATGGCCAAGAAAATTTTCCTGATGATCGGTGGCCAGGCCGTGCAAAAGTACCAGACGAAGCTGGAGAACGAACAGGAGCTGCTCAGCCTGCTGGCGGACATCATGATCCAAATCTTTGCGATGGAAAGCGCCTATATCCGCACGAAAAAACAGATCGACCGCGCCGGTGCGGACAAGGCGGAGAACTTCATCCGGATGACGCAAATTGCCGTTCATGAGGCGTTCGATGCGGTCGAAGCATTTGCCAAGGAAGCTCTGAGCTATATGGAATCGGGAGATATGCTCCGCACCCAGCTTTCGATCCTGAAAAAGCTGACGCGCAGAACGCCTGTCGATACGGTCGGACTCAAGCGCGAGGTCGCCCGGCTGGTCATCGCCAACGAAAGCTATGTCGTATAA
- a CDS encoding 3-hydroxyacyl-CoA dehydrogenase/enoyl-CoA hydratase family protein, with translation MARTIRTAAVIGSGIMGSGIAAHLANAGIKCLLLDIIPGKLTEKEQAAGLTLNDSRVRNRLAAAAMEKMKTTQPSPLYLDSFIERITPGNLEDHLDRLKDVDWIIEVVVENLQVKQQLLQKIESVWTPGTIVSTNTSGISVNAMAEQCGAEFKKHFLGTHFFNPPRYMQLLEIIPGRTTDPEIVSYMSDFCRKRLGKGVVLAKDTPNFIGNRIGIYGLLVTLQEMREKGCSVEEVDAVTGPAMGRPKSATFRTLDLVGIDTFVHVARNVHDHVDQAGEKAVFQVPETILEMVSRGWIGDKSGQGFYKKVKGADGNSILSLDLNTMEYSPQTKVSSASLEAAKLTKGAAEKTKALIYGGDRYSELAWSILKKVLVYSADKLGEIADSIADIDNAMKWGFNWELGPFETWDAIGLVKSVQRMEAEGLAVPQWVKDWIAAGNTSFYKRELGRTVHYLKGRYHGAEENPEVISLRDLKDRGRVVKSNSGGNLIDLGDEVVCLEFQSPNNAIGADILSMIRQSMDEVDKNYKGLVIANEGRNFSVGANLVFLLMEAQDEEWDEIEAMIHQFQQTLLKLKHFTKPVVVAPHRMTLGGGVEVCLAADQVHVSAETYMGLVEVGVGVIPGGGGCKEMALRMSRKIADPQIDLQPFMNQIFETIGMAKVSSSGHDAFRLGYLRETDKVAINRDHLIHEAKQAVLRMDNEGYVPPVNEKFRVVGEDGKAVMQLGAYSLRQSKFISDYDLHVANKLAHVLAGGDVPAGTLVTEQYMLDLEKEAFLSLCGEPKTQQRMQHMLTKGKPLRN, from the coding sequence ATGGCAAGAACGATTCGGACTGCTGCAGTGATCGGTTCCGGAATTATGGGCTCCGGCATTGCGGCTCATTTGGCCAACGCCGGGATCAAATGCCTGCTGCTGGACATCATCCCGGGCAAGCTGACGGAAAAGGAGCAAGCTGCTGGACTCACGCTGAACGACTCGAGGGTGCGAAACAGGCTGGCCGCCGCCGCGATGGAGAAGATGAAAACAACCCAGCCTTCTCCATTGTATTTGGACAGCTTTATTGAACGAATCACTCCGGGCAATTTGGAGGATCATCTGGACCGTCTGAAGGATGTTGACTGGATTATCGAGGTCGTCGTGGAAAACCTGCAGGTCAAACAGCAGCTGCTTCAAAAAATCGAAAGCGTATGGACGCCGGGCACGATTGTCAGCACCAATACCTCTGGCATTTCAGTCAACGCCATGGCGGAGCAATGCGGAGCGGAATTCAAAAAGCATTTTCTCGGAACGCATTTTTTCAACCCTCCCCGTTATATGCAGCTGCTCGAAATCATTCCCGGACGGACGACCGATCCGGAGATCGTCTCTTATATGTCCGATTTTTGCCGGAAGAGACTGGGCAAAGGCGTCGTCTTGGCGAAGGATACCCCGAATTTCATCGGCAACCGGATCGGCATTTACGGGCTGCTTGTAACCTTGCAGGAAATGCGCGAAAAGGGCTGCAGCGTGGAAGAGGTCGATGCCGTCACCGGCCCTGCTATGGGACGTCCGAAGAGCGCAACCTTCCGTACGCTGGATCTGGTCGGAATCGATACGTTTGTGCACGTCGCCCGGAATGTGCATGACCATGTCGATCAGGCTGGGGAAAAAGCGGTCTTTCAAGTTCCGGAGACGATCCTGGAGATGGTGAGCCGCGGATGGATCGGTGATAAATCGGGACAGGGCTTCTACAAAAAGGTGAAAGGCGCGGATGGGAATTCCATTTTGTCGCTTGATCTGAATACGATGGAGTATTCACCCCAAACCAAAGTTTCCTCCGCTTCGCTGGAAGCCGCCAAACTGACCAAGGGCGCAGCTGAAAAAACCAAGGCGCTGATCTACGGGGGAGACCGATATTCCGAATTGGCCTGGAGCATTTTGAAAAAAGTGCTGGTGTATTCGGCAGACAAGCTCGGCGAAATCGCAGACAGCATTGCGGACATCGACAACGCCATGAAATGGGGCTTCAATTGGGAGCTCGGACCGTTTGAAACCTGGGATGCCATCGGTCTGGTCAAATCGGTCCAACGGATGGAAGCGGAAGGACTGGCCGTTCCCCAATGGGTCAAGGACTGGATTGCCGCGGGAAACACGAGTTTCTATAAGCGCGAGCTGGGCCGCACGGTTCATTATTTGAAGGGCCGGTATCACGGGGCGGAGGAAAATCCGGAGGTCATTTCGCTCAGGGATCTGAAGGATCGCGGCAGGGTGGTCAAGTCCAACAGCGGCGGCAATCTGATCGATCTTGGAGACGAAGTGGTCTGCCTTGAATTCCAGTCGCCGAATAATGCGATCGGCGCGGATATTCTCTCGATGATCCGGCAAAGCATGGATGAGGTCGACAAAAACTACAAGGGATTGGTGATCGCCAATGAGGGGCGGAATTTCAGCGTTGGCGCGAACCTTGTGTTTTTGTTGATGGAAGCCCAAGATGAGGAATGGGATGAAATTGAAGCCATGATCCATCAATTCCAGCAGACGCTGCTGAAGCTGAAGCATTTTACCAAGCCGGTCGTTGTCGCGCCCCACCGTATGACCTTGGGCGGCGGCGTAGAGGTTTGTCTGGCCGCCGATCAGGTGCATGTGTCGGCCGAAACCTATATGGGACTCGTGGAGGTCGGCGTCGGCGTGATTCCCGGGGGAGGCGGCTGCAAGGAAATGGCGCTTCGCATGAGCCGGAAAATCGCCGACCCGCAGATCGATCTGCAGCCGTTCATGAACCAAATTTTTGAAACGATCGGCATGGCAAAAGTATCCTCCAGCGGACACGACGCGTTCCGTCTCGGATATTTGCGGGAAACCGATAAAGTGGCCATCAATCGCGATCATTTGATCCATGAGGCCAAACAGGCGGTGCTGCGCATGGATAATGAAGGATATGTGCCTCCGGTGAATGAGAAATTCCGCGTCGTCGGCGAAGACGGCAAGGCCGTCATGCAGCTGGGCGCCTATTCGTTGAGACAAAGCAAATTCATCAGCGATTACGACCTGCATGTCGCCAACAAGCTGGCACACGTGCTGGCCGGAGGAGACGTTCCCGCCGGAACGCTGGTGACTGAACAATACATGCTTGATTTGGAAAAGGAGGCTTTTCTCAGTCTTTGCGGGGAACCGAAGACTCAGCAGCGCATGCAGCACATGCTGACCAAAGGCAAGCCGCTGCGCAATTAG
- a CDS encoding acetyl-CoA C-acyltransferase, translated as MNEAVIVSIARTPVGKAKKGSFAKTRAEDLGKVVLQAVMERAPGLRKEDVEDVIIGCAMPEGEQGLNFARIMSLYAGFPTSVPALTINRFCSSGLQSIAFAAERIMAGHADVIIAGGVESMSHVPMVGFKLQPHPRIVEEMPQVYISMGHTAENVAARFGVSREDQDRFAAASHQKAAKAIAEGKFKEEIVPVTTTLKGVDDSGKRWEKTVIVEMDEGCRPDTTAETLAKLRPAFAAGGSVTAGNSSQMSDGAAAAVVMSRRKAEELGLKPLATFRSFALAGVDPEIMGVGPVEAIPKALRMAGLSLTDIDLFEINEAFAVQVVQIIRQLELDEEKVNVNGGAIALGHPLGCTGTKLTASLIHELRRRGGGYGVVSMCIGGGMGAAGVFEVHGDWRSGENFIPAVEF; from the coding sequence ATGAATGAAGCGGTGATTGTATCGATTGCACGGACGCCTGTCGGGAAAGCCAAAAAAGGCAGCTTTGCCAAAACGCGGGCCGAGGATCTCGGGAAAGTTGTTCTCCAGGCGGTAATGGAGCGCGCGCCCGGTTTGCGGAAGGAAGATGTCGAGGATGTCATTATCGGCTGCGCCATGCCGGAAGGGGAACAGGGCCTGAATTTCGCGAGGATTATGTCGCTGTATGCCGGCTTTCCGACAAGCGTGCCTGCCTTGACGATCAATCGGTTTTGCTCCTCAGGCCTGCAATCCATCGCTTTCGCGGCCGAACGGATCATGGCGGGGCATGCCGATGTGATCATTGCCGGAGGTGTGGAGAGCATGAGCCATGTGCCGATGGTCGGCTTTAAGCTGCAGCCGCACCCGAGGATTGTGGAGGAAATGCCGCAGGTATACATCAGCATGGGCCATACGGCGGAGAATGTGGCGGCTCGGTTCGGCGTCAGCCGCGAAGATCAGGACCGGTTTGCGGCTGCGAGCCATCAAAAAGCGGCCAAAGCGATCGCAGAGGGCAAATTCAAGGAAGAAATCGTTCCCGTAACGACAACCCTCAAAGGGGTGGATGATAGCGGGAAACGTTGGGAAAAAACGGTGATTGTTGAAATGGATGAAGGCTGCCGTCCTGATACCACGGCGGAAACGCTGGCCAAACTCCGGCCGGCCTTTGCCGCGGGCGGTTCGGTCACAGCGGGCAACTCCTCGCAGATGAGCGACGGGGCCGCGGCTGCGGTCGTCATGAGCAGACGGAAGGCCGAGGAGCTGGGATTGAAGCCGTTGGCGACCTTCCGTTCCTTCGCGCTGGCGGGCGTGGATCCGGAAATCATGGGCGTCGGTCCGGTCGAGGCGATTCCGAAGGCGCTGAGGATGGCCGGCCTTTCGCTTACGGACATTGATTTGTTTGAAATCAATGAAGCTTTTGCCGTACAGGTCGTGCAGATCATCCGTCAATTGGAGCTCGACGAGGAGAAGGTCAATGTGAACGGCGGCGCGATAGCCTTGGGCCATCCGCTCGGATGCACGGGCACGAAGCTTACGGCCAGCCTCATTCACGAGCTGAGAAGGCGCGGGGGCGGCTATGGCGTCGTCAGCATGTGCATCGGCGGCGGCATGGGAGCGGCCGGGGTATTTGAAGTGCATGGGGATTGGCGCAGCGGGGAGAATTTCATTCCGGCGGTTGAATTTTAA
- a CDS encoding 2-hydroxyacid dehydrogenase: MKPKVFIARPIPAEAEAYIARHCEVKKWEGPGAIPRDRLLEAVADVEGLLTSGHRIDAELLDSAPKLRVVCNAIVGYNNFDLEAMRKRRILGTHTPTVLDDTVADLVMGLMLAAARRITELDAYVKAGNWKKGDVEVLYGIDVHHKTLGIIGMGRIGEAIAKRAYNGFGMKVLYHNRSRKPEAEKQYAAEYAAMEELLRQSDFVVLMTPLTPETDGLMGENEFRMMKSSAIFINASRGKTVNEQALIKALKEGWIHAAGLDVFEQEPVDLNNPLLRMSNVVTLPHIGSATAQTRFDMVMLAAQNLVQTLQGQEPPNVVPELRDLL, translated from the coding sequence ATGAAGCCGAAAGTATTTATTGCCCGCCCGATACCGGCGGAAGCGGAAGCTTATATTGCGCGGCACTGCGAAGTAAAAAAATGGGAGGGTCCCGGAGCGATTCCCCGGGATCGGCTGCTCGAGGCTGTTGCCGACGTTGAAGGTCTGTTGACGTCGGGACACCGGATCGACGCGGAATTGCTGGACAGCGCCCCGAAACTGCGGGTGGTCTGCAACGCGATCGTCGGCTATAACAATTTCGATTTGGAAGCGATGCGGAAGCGGAGGATTTTGGGTACCCATACGCCGACCGTGCTGGACGATACGGTTGCCGATCTCGTGATGGGTCTGATGCTGGCGGCGGCGCGGAGAATAACGGAGCTGGACGCTTATGTCAAAGCCGGCAATTGGAAAAAGGGAGACGTTGAGGTGCTGTACGGCATCGATGTCCATCACAAAACGCTGGGCATCATCGGAATGGGCCGGATCGGCGAAGCCATCGCCAAACGGGCATACAACGGCTTCGGTATGAAGGTTCTGTACCATAACCGCTCGCGCAAGCCAGAAGCGGAGAAGCAATATGCGGCAGAGTATGCTGCGATGGAGGAGCTGCTGCGGCAGTCCGATTTCGTCGTCCTGATGACGCCGCTGACTCCGGAAACTGATGGATTGATGGGTGAGAACGAGTTTCGGATGATGAAAAGCTCGGCGATCTTCATCAATGCTTCCCGCGGCAAAACGGTGAATGAACAGGCTTTGATCAAGGCGCTCAAAGAAGGATGGATACATGCCGCCGGTTTGGACGTGTTCGAACAAGAACCGGTTGACCTAAACAATCCGCTGCTTAGAATGTCTAACGTAGTGACGCTGCCGCACATCGGTTCGGCCACAGCCCAAACCCGCTTCGACATGGTCATGCTGGCCGCGCAAAATCTGGTCCAAACCTTGCAGGGACAGGAGCCGCCCAATGTGGTCCCTGAATTGCGAGATTTGTTATAG